The genomic DNA AACCCGTGCGCCCGCCTCGACCAGAGCGCGGGTCACTGCCAGGCCGGCCGCACTCGTGGCGCCCGCAAGCACAATCGCATGCCTGTCCGCTGTCATCACGCTCTTCTTCCGATGCTCAAACTCACCGAGCCGTGCAACAACTTCGGAGAAGTGCACGTACTTCGGACGAATCGGCCCGAATTCTCCGAGGATGCTGCACTTCTCCGAAGAACGTGCACGCCGAAGCTAAGCATCAGACGCTCGAATCCCCGCAGTCGACTCGATCACCGGTCGCATCTTCTTCTCGAGCGCCTCGAAGAACATCGACAGGGGGAACTCGTCGTCCAGCACCCGGTCGGTGTAGCCCTTCGGGAGCCCGGCGAGTACCTCATCGGGCAGCCCGCGCGCCCAGATCGACGCCGGATTCGGCGCCAGCACCGAGCTCACCAGGTCGTACGCGGCGAGCCAGTGCGCTGTCTTCGGGCGGTCGATCGAACGCCAGTACAGCTCATTCACCGCGTCGCTGAGCGCGATCACGGCATCCGGAACCTCGGCCCAGTCGAAGGCGAGCTGCGTGTCGGTCCAGTGCAGCACTCCGCGCTGATGCAGCCAGGCGAACAGCAGCTGCCCGCCGAGACCGTCGTAGTTTCGTACCCGCGAGCCGGTGATCGCGAAGCGGAAGATGCGGTCGAAGATCACCGCGTACTGCACGAGTCCGGCATGCTCGAGCATCTGCTGCTCGGTCTCGGACAGCGCATCCGACCCCTGAGCTTGTCGAAGGGCGAGAGAGCGCTCGATCGCGACCGACTCGCGGAATGCCGTCAGATCGCAGCGCAGCTCTTCCAGCGAGTACAGGAAGAACGGCATCCGCTGCTTGATCATGAACGGGTCGAACGGCAGATCTCCGCGCATGTGCGTGCGGTCGTGGATGATGTCCCACATCACGAATGTCTTCTCGGTGAGGTCCTGGTCATCCAGCATCCGCGCCGCCGGCTCCGGAAGGTCCAGCTTCGTGATCTCGGATGCCGCGCTCACCACGCGTCGATAACGGGCGGCCTCGCGGTCCTGGAAGATCGCGCCCCACGTGAACGTGGGGATCTCGCGCATCGCGACGGTCTCGGGGAAGAGCACGGCCGAGTTCGTGTCGTACCCGGGCGTGAAATCGATCAGCCGAAGCGAGACGAACAGCTTGTTGCCGTAGTCGCCGGCTTCCAGCTCGGCGATGAACTCCGGCCAGATCGCCTCGACGATGAGCGCCTCGACGAGGCGGTCTGGCGAACCGTTCTGCGTGTACATCGGGAACACGACGAGATGGCGGATGCCGTCGACGCGATGCCGTTGCGGCTGGAAGGCCACGAGCGAATCGAGGAAGTCCGGCACGCCGAAACCCTCGGATGCCCAGCGCTCGAAGTCACTGACGGATGCTGCGAGATACTCCGCGTCGTGCGGGAAGGCCGGCGCGAGGGCGCGGATGCCGGCGATGATCGCTGCGACGTGCTCGCCTGCGGAGGTGTGTGCGGTGTCGTGCCCTGAGCTTGTCGAAGGGATCGAACCGTCCTTGACCTGCATCTCGCGGAGCGCGAGGGCGGCGTTCTTCAGCGTCCGCCAGGCGTCGCTCTTCTCGGCGCGGGCGGCGTCCTCGACGACCTCGGGCTCGCCGATGATGGCAGTGTTGTGAAGAGGAGTGGACATCGGGACCTCCGATCGATGGCTCAGCGGAAAATATCCGGCGAAATAGTGACTATGCAGATATTATTCCACCATGGAGGATGCTGTCGACCGTCAGATCATCACGGAGATCTCGCGCGATGCCCGAGCGACCCTGGCCCAGCTGTCCGAGGCCGTCGGGCTCTCGAGCTCGGCCGTGCAGTCGCGGCTGCGCAGGCTGGAGTCGCGCGGTGTGATCAGCGGGTATCGTCCGATACTCGATGCGGAAGCGCTCGGCAAGCCGCTGTCGGCGTTCATCGAGATCACTCCGCTCGATCCTGGTCAGCCCGACAACGCCCCAGAGCTGCTCGAGTCGTTCACGGAGATCGAAGCGTGCCACTCGATAGCGGGCGATGCCAGCTACATGCTGTTCGTGCGGGTGGCGTCACCGCGCGCGCTGGAGAAGCTGGTGAACGAAGTGCGCCTCGCGGCGAACGTGCGCACCCACACCACCGTCGTGCTGCAGACGTACTACGAGAACCGCCCGATCGCAGTCGAGAGCGCCGACTGATCACGAGTACCACCAGGGCGACACCGATCCTCGAGCGGCTGAAGGCCGGCTGCGATCTCGGCCGCGGTCACGGCAAGGACAGCAACCCCCACCCGTAGGCGCATCGGGGCGCCGACTAAGATCTCGAGGGTGGCAGCATCCTCGAAGCGCAAGACATCGGCATCCAGACCGAAGCCGGTTCGCACCAGCGGCAACCCGGCTCGCCGGCCCATCGTCGAAGCGCCGCCGATCACGGCTCGCGACTGGATCGGCGCCGCACGCCTTCGCACACTGCCCCTCGCCGTCGCCCCGGTCGTCATCGGAACAGGTGCTGCGCAACTCGTGGATCGCGAGCTGCACTGGGTGATCGCTCTGGCGTGCCTTGCGGTGGCCGTGCTGATCCAGATCGGCGTGAACTTCACGAACGACTACAGCGACGGCATCCGGGGCACTGACGACCATCGCGTCGGGCCCGCTCGTCTCACTGCGTCTGGCCGTGTGCGTCCGCGCAGCGTGCTGATCATCGGTCTGGCGTTCTTCGCGCTCGCAG from Microbacterium profundi includes the following:
- a CDS encoding DUF6421 family protein; its protein translation is MSTPLHNTAIIGEPEVVEDAARAEKSDAWRTLKNAALALREMQVKDGSIPSTSSGHDTAHTSAGEHVAAIIAGIRALAPAFPHDAEYLAASVSDFERWASEGFGVPDFLDSLVAFQPQRHRVDGIRHLVVFPMYTQNGSPDRLVEALIVEAIWPEFIAELEAGDYGNKLFVSLRLIDFTPGYDTNSAVLFPETVAMREIPTFTWGAIFQDREAARYRRVVSAASEITKLDLPEPAARMLDDQDLTEKTFVMWDIIHDRTHMRGDLPFDPFMIKQRMPFFLYSLEELRCDLTAFRESVAIERSLALRQAQGSDALSETEQQMLEHAGLVQYAVIFDRIFRFAITGSRVRNYDGLGGQLLFAWLHQRGVLHWTDTQLAFDWAEVPDAVIALSDAVNELYWRSIDRPKTAHWLAAYDLVSSVLAPNPASIWARGLPDEVLAGLPKGYTDRVLDDEFPLSMFFEALEKKMRPVIESTAGIRASDA
- a CDS encoding Lrp/AsnC family transcriptional regulator; the encoded protein is MEDAVDRQIITEISRDARATLAQLSEAVGLSSSAVQSRLRRLESRGVISGYRPILDAEALGKPLSAFIEITPLDPGQPDNAPELLESFTEIEACHSIAGDASYMLFVRVASPRALEKLVNEVRLAANVRTHTTVVLQTYYENRPIAVESAD